Genomic window (Culex pipiens pallens isolate TS chromosome 3, TS_CPP_V2, whole genome shotgun sequence):
GCTCAcgcccacacacatacacataatACAGATACACACTATCACTACTGTAAATATAATCCCCCGAAATCCAGCTCATTCGAAACACAAAATAAGACAAAAGTATGCATTttgtaacgaaaaaaaaagcttgaatttggacaatacatttcaaatttgttcgCGAATGTTTTCCCCACTATATGAGGCTCTTCAAAGTTAAAGTAACCAAAAACAAATGTTAAATATACCGGAAACAAAACGAAACAGCAACACACAAAACAAGTAACAGAAACAAATCATtaacttaaataaataaaacaagcacacaaacataaaGAAAGAAAGTAAAGCGGGAAAACCAAACAAACCACTGACAATGACAAACATCTAAAACACAAATAGTGATCAGCTAGAACAATTATAAGTAAAACAAGAAGAAAACTAAATTCATATCAGCAAAGTAATCGAAAATCAGTTCTATTCAGCCATAGGTTAAAGGAAAAAGTCTTCGAAGTAAATGTGATTTTAGACAGATTTTCAAGGTGTCAAACAGTATCGAtgtgtacatttttaaaaataaaaaataaatacaaaatatcGACGCGTTTTGCATCACAAGATGAATGTTTCTAAAAAAAGAGTGAGCTTAAAAACTCCCCTTCTCCCCCGTGAAAAATACCTGATGAAGCTATTGGCGGCATCCGTTCGTGGCAAAACTAAAATTTCCTCCAAATGCAAAACCCTTCGCAAGACCAAGGAAACAAAATGGTGAACCCGTCGCAAAGCTTGTAGAAAACGCGCCACGTATTGGCACCAACATGGATTTCTTGCTGTTTCCGGCGTTTTCACTCTGTACACACACTCAAATGCACAATACGGTACGAAATGAAACTGCAACGTGCAGCTGAAAAGATCAGTATTCATCCACGTGGCTCGTCGACGCACACGTGCAGCAATCGTTTTATGTTAGATGGCAGgacaaacagatttttttaaactagcaGCAACCACTTGTTACGTTTCAATATACAAGTTCTTAAACGAAACGTAAAAATCTCTTTTTGTACaactttttccttaaaaattagtttatttttgtaatatagGTCAACTTCTAACAACACTATTTGAATCGCGTTCTGTACaaatacaataaaacaaaacatagATAAAAACGAATTACGGTTAAtgagaagagaaaaaaacaagCCACTTCGGAGATGAGGAAGTAACACAATCTctacccaacaaaaaaaaactgaaatatcaTAACACAAACATTACCGCAGAGGATTGCCTGGCTAAGGAAAAGTATTATATAGTCCAAAgggaaaacaaaagaaaacgtAAGGCCATCAAAGTTGAAGACGGAATATACTTTCTTTGtaatagataaataaaaaaaaaacagaggtgaaaaaaataaagtgaacaGGAAATAGTCAAACGAGCGCATACTGTAAACACTTTAatgcaaaatataaataatgttAATAAAATCTAATGAGAGGTGTTTCATTTTATGCCTAGTCTTCTCTTCGAATGACTCTGAAAATCATATTATATCCTTTTCAGTCATACATATGTTAAAACTGTGTACAGAGTCAATATAATTACCATTCGTCAATATATTGACGTTGTTATTGATATACTGGTTAATAGATTaacgaaaaaaatgtaatgacCTACATTTGCACACCTtgatttgacagttgacagatgaaatatttttttttttgcgaaaaaagtaTGCATCCCATTCTGAAGCACGCTGTTCGGCatttatatagaaaaaaatgctttgttcAGTCTCAGATTGACCAAATACGATCACAGGAAGAGGGAGATTCCGCCACAATGGAGTATGTGGCGTTTCGTCCGAGGTTGACCGAGTTTGACGGAATTCAAACGGTAGGAGGATTCAGGACAGTAGGCGAATGCTTTGACTTTGACCCATCGTTACCCTCTAGTGCAGTTTGAGGAGAAGGAGGAGGCAACATTTACGGTGATGATGTCCACATCTTGTGCTGCTGAAGAAGGAGGCAATCGGTCTCGTTGCCGATTGTTTTCCTCCTTCGACGCTGGTTTCATTTGGCCACATTTGGGGATCGGATTTGGGACATACTAAAATACGAGTTCCGCAATACGAGTTCGCGTTGTATTTTAAATGAAAGCTGTTTCCTTTCCACCATTTAGATTTAGATGATGTTGGACCAATCCGGAAAGTCACCGGTTCTAGCAATCTTTTTTCGCTCTAAATGTTAGGTTATGTTATCCGGCCTGTGCAAAGAATTTGTCCAGGTTCCGTAGAAAAAAAGAAGCCTTAACGAATATAGTATTCATCGAGGGTTCATTGTTCCTTCTTAATTGCTGGAGGAAGCAACAGGACGGGTTCTGATCCCGGAACATGGCCTCTTACTAGACTAGGTGGACATGACTTTTCGGGTAACCATTCAACGTAGCGGGACGTACCGTACCATTATTGGCCGACGAAGCATGTTCCATGCTGAAGAAATTACCTATTTCTGCCACTTATAAATTTCCCTCCGATAGTTCCATGAAAATCCTAACCGTCAAAACTGTTTGTGTTTATGTTCAATTTGACATTTCTATTTGACAAAGGTTCAAGGATCCACAAACGCAGGTAAGGTCACGTTaaagtattgacgaaatataaataaattaacgAACTATTATTAGTCTATCGACCAAGTTGTCCTGCCCCTAGGTCCGAAGATTCTTTAATATCCTAATACTATAGGGTGGGTAAATGACTTCGTACAGGACCAACTTTCAAGGTGGAACGGGAAACCTACCTTGATtcgagtttttggagtttttgtgtGTTGCAGACGAAAAATAGGACAAAATCAATCTGTCGAGTagagaaataaattttaatgcaGAGGGAGTTTGTCATATTACCtaaactcttatggttccctAAATGTCTTCCCGGGGGAAACTTCCTTGAGGGTACCggtcactccaggttgtggccaacacttttgaaatgtccatcttcatgtccagtatcaaaaaccacaaagtttgatacccatattgcccaaacttGTGCGGAatggtaaatgtccccccgttTTCGCCACTTGTTTCCAACTCATTTTGGTATTCCGGTGAGCCACCTGGAAATCTGCTCGATGAAGCAACTGCTTTCGTGTGGTATCTCAAGCTGTGAATTTCAatatgtgcgtgtgtgtgtgcgctagAGAAAACTGTTGCGTTGCCGACTCCAACTCAACTAGGGACGTGGGATTCAAGTACAAAGCGATTGAAAACTACAGCACTACAGAACTGTTTCGTTCGATTGTTCTGAACACCAGCTAAAATATGTTTCATTGGATACCTGTATCATTCCGTTGTCATTCTTACCTAATGACGCAAGCTTTATTTCGATCTGAGGTATGCGTCTGTAGAACGTCTTAAAActcggaaaaaaaaacatttagcaGTAAGAGCACTTCAACTCCTGCACACGAATTTGTAACTTCATCTCACTCACACGTTGGCTTTGGCGAATCGGCTTTGcgcattgtttttttcttttaattggcGAATGGAATTGCTTCCTAGgtccaccaccaccaaaacGCGCGTCGCCACATCCGACCGACCTCATGGAATTTCCACGGTGCCTTCTCCGGCCAACCCGGCGGAATGTAGCTTTATCTAAGTCCAaacccaattgggtactaaagccctatgtcaatatttatgtacaatggtaaaaaacacgattaaaaaccatttctgatcactttttttcattttattgcaaaaaaaaaattgacaagacaacattttttcgatggatcaactatggtccccttggaacgagctgtcaagtaggagcttttctgtcaagaaggaccgcgaggttaatttttcaaaattgatttaaaaatccattttaaactctttatggtcgtacaaagggtcattgtactcagaaaaataagctttatcgctgtaaacaataatatcagcaatctaagcttcattttaggacccaattacgcCCTTCGCGAAAACCGATTAGTAAAAACTTGTAAGCTATCAGAGAGGCCTGATGCACATCTATCTGTACTTTCAAAATTCGGTTTTTGCTTGGTTTTTTAACATATCTCCACAATCACCTTTTTTGTGGTTCGGCGCATTTAACAAAATATCCGACacaaacggaaaaaaaaatgattcattaCAACGGCATCACTTGGAAGAATCCACCTATTTTTTCAGCTTGCGTGCTAGAATCCACTTTCCGTCAACATCAAGGATCACGTAGATCAGCTCGCCAAAATAGTTTTGCCTCTTTTACCTTTGCCCCAGACATTATCtggtattaatttaaaattcctaTTTTCTGAAAGTCGTAAGCGACAATTGTACACACAAGCTGTTTATGTGTGTGCAAACAATTTCCTGCAACTTTTTCAAAGGGTGCAAAGCGAGCCGAAATGATCCTTGAGTATTATTAGCAATGCTATTAAAGGAAATCGGTTTATATACTTTAAAGTATGCCAGGGTTATATGGgaagtatttaacaaaaaacacgttttgctcaaaaaatcctaaatctgGAAGAACTCGGATTTTTTGCaaccttcgacaaagttgtgggGCATTGAATACGTACACGATTCTTACGTCCGTTCCGGAAAGCTTCATTCCTAAAGGTCGGTTTTACGAGAAATATTTCTCGTGGAATCCCATATGGGATTTAATATCACTATTCAGTCTGCAAAGacggtgtgattttttttaaccttttgtaAATAAACAGTGCCACCTGACGCCACCTTCTGATAAAACAAACCATGTAAACCAGCAactaaatttattgatttttttttctggattaaatttgacatttgtAAAATAATATTCAATACTTAGCTATCGATCACCTTGCATCATGAATGCGCCGGGTAGGTTAGCTCCTTATTTCGCCTCCAATCTCAGGTAGGCAGCACTGTTTTGTCTCTTGGTCGATTAATGAGTGGCCATTCTATAAATGGCTATTCTATGCCTTTACTCAATATTGAGTACCTTCAAACTTACCCATTTCGTTCTCCAAGAAATACCGCCCAGCGCTAccgcatgatttttgttttcatcgtgtttgctggcaacactggcttACGTAATCAGCCCTCGAACTGTCATCGATCTGTCAATGTTTTTCTCACATCAATTTTGTAGAACGCGTTTCGTTCGGCCGTGTTTTTTCGGATCTTGCGTGAGGACGGTTATCTTTTGCGTAATCGATGCAGAATTTGCACTAGACTTGCCACCAAGAGGTAGATTCTAGTGCTGCGCCACCCGTGAGTTTTTCGGATTCGTGTTTTTTCGGGAATCGAGTGGGTAGAAAGTGCGAGAGAGCCATGGGAAACGTGCTCGCTGCTTCCAAACCGATCGCTGCCGGTGGTGGCCTTCCGCCGCCCCTCCCAGCAGAACCCGCCTTCGCTGCCACCGGTAAACCTTCGGCGGAGCCGGAGCAACCGCCTCTGACAAATCCTGGCACGATGGATGAACTGCACAAAAAGTGCAAGGACGTGATGCCGGCCAATTTCGAGGGGGCCAAACTGATGATCAACAAGGGCCTCAGCAATCACTTCCAGGTGTCGCACACGATTAACCTCAACTCGTCCAACACGAGCGGATACCGGTTCGGGGCCACCTACGTTGGCACCAAGCAGACCTCCCCCACGGAAGCGTTCCCGGTGATCCTCGGGGACATTGATCCGGCCGGCAACCTGAACGCGAACATCATCCACCAGCTGACGCCGTTCGTGCGCTGCAAGTTTGCGTCCCAAATCCAGAACAGCAAGATCACTGCCGCCCAGCTCGCAACTGACTTTAAGGGGGATGATTACACGGCATCGATCACCGTCGGAAATCCGAACATTATCAACGACTCGGGCGTGATTGTGA
Coding sequences:
- the LOC120423439 gene encoding mitochondrial import receptor subunit TOM40 homolog 1-like is translated as MGNVLAASKPIAAGGGLPPPLPAEPAFAATGKPSAEPEQPPLTNPGTMDELHKKCKDVMPANFEGAKLMINKGLSNHFQVSHTINLNSSNTSGYRFGATYVGTKQTSPTEAFPVILGDIDPAGNLNANIIHQLTPFVRCKFASQIQNSKITAAQLATDFKGDDYTASITVGNPNIINDSGVIVSHYLQAVTNRLTLGGELAYQYGPAVPGGQIAIMSAAARYATELSTWSGTIGVAGVHLCYYQRASEQLQLGVEVEANLRMQEAVATVGYQIDLPKSELVFRGMVDTNWTVAAVLEKKLQPLPFTFALSGILNHTKNQFRLGCGLIIG